The proteins below are encoded in one region of Meriones unguiculatus strain TT.TT164.6M chromosome 18, Bangor_MerUng_6.1, whole genome shotgun sequence:
- the Trmt6 gene encoding tRNA (adenine(58)-N(1))-methyltransferase non-catalytic subunit TRM6 isoform X1, producing the protein MEPSAEQASPQPPPPGDHCIHDGDFVVLKREDVFKAVQVQRRKKVTFEKQWFYLDNAVGHSYGSTFEVSSGGSLQLKKKKEEPASETKEAGTDNRNIVDDGKSQKLTQDDIKALKDKGIKGEEIVQQLIENSTTFRDKTEFAQDKYIKKKKKKYEAIITILKPSTRILSIMYYAREPGKINHMRYDTLAQMLTLGNVRAGNKMIVMETCSGLVLGAMMERMGGFGSIIQLYPGDGPVRAATACFGFPKSFLSGLYEFPLNKVNSLLDGTFSAELLSSEPKNSTPVEESNGKLEEKQIAEQADEDSMADAPESIEGEQRTMEIVPGDPENKDPKEKGSKRDYSQEKQRRQEEQRKRHLEAAALLGERNVDGLIVASRFHPTPLLLSLLDFVAPSRPFVVYCQYKEPLLECYTKLRERGGVINLRLSETWLRNYQVLPDRSHPKLLMSGGGGYLLSGFTVVSDSLRADPSLKSCASTLDSHKAEEPASKKQKCLESGS; encoded by the exons ATGGAGCCATCAGCGGAGCAGGCGAGCCCGCAGCCCCCGCCCCCCGGGGACCACTGCATCCACGACGGCGACTTCGTGGTGCTGAAGCGGGAAGATGTGTTCAAAGCAGTGCAAGTCCAGCGGAGAAA GAAAGTAACTTTTGAAAAACAGTGGTTCTACCTGGATAACGCTGTTGGCCATAGTTACGGGTCAACATTTGAGGTGAGCAGTGGAGGGAGTCTTCAgctcaagaagaagaaggaagagcctGCTTCAG AGACTAAAGAAGCGGGCACTGATAATCGAAATATAGTTGATGATGGAAAGTCCCAGAAACTCACTCAAGACGACATAAAAGCTCTGAAAGACAAGGGCATTAAAGGAGAG GAAATAGTTCAGCAGCTAATTGAAAACAGTACAACATTCCGAGACAAGACAGAATTTGCGcaagataaatatattaaaaagaagaagaaaaa ATATGAAGCCATCATTACTATTTTGAAGCCATCTACCCGTATTCTCTCAATTATGTATTATGCAAGAGAGCCTGGAAAAATTAA CCACATGAGGTATGATACACTAGCCCAGATGTTGACGCTGGGAAATGTCCGAGCTGGCAATAAAATGATTGTCATGGAAACGTGTTCGGGCTTGGTGCTAGGTGCCATGATGGAACGAATGGGAG GCTTTGGCTCCATTATTCAGCTGTACCCTGGGGACGGACCTGTTCGGGCAGCAACAGCTTGTTTTGGATTTCCCAAATCTTTCCTCAGTGGTCTTTATGAATTCCCCCTCAACAAAGTAaacagtcttctcgatggaacaTTTTCTGCTGAGCTGCTGTCCTCAGAGCCTAAAAACAGCACTCCAGTTGAAGAAAGTAATGGTAAACTTGAAGAGAAACAGATAGCTGAACAAGCCGATGAGGACAGCATGGCAGATGCCCCAGAAAGCATTGAAGGAGAGCAGAGAACAATGGAAATTGTTCCTGGGGACCCAGAGAATAAGGACcctaaagaaaaaggaagcaagaGAGATTAT AGTCAGGAAAAACAGAGGAGACAAGAAGAGCAGAGGAAAAGACATTTGGAGGCCGCTGCTCTGCTGGGAGAGAGGAATGTAGATGG TTTGATTGTGGCCAGCCGTTTCCACCCCACTCCCCTGCTGCTGTCTCTGCTAGACTTCGTGGCCCCGTCAAGGCCGTTTGTGGTCTACTGTCAGTATAAAGAG CCTTTGTTGGAATGTTACACAAAACTTCGGGAGAGGGGAGGAGTCATTAACCTAAGGCTGTCTGAAACCTGGCTCAGAAATTACCAG GTTCTGCCAGATCGGAGTCATCCCAAATTGCTGATGAGTGGAGGTGGAGGGTACCTTCTTTCAGGCTTCACTGTTGTCTCTGACAGCCTTCGCGCAGACCCCAGCCTCAAGTCCTGTGCAAGCACTTTAGACTCACACAAGGCTGAGGAGCCAGCATCTAAAAAACAGAAGTGCTTGGAATCAGGCTCTTAA
- the Trmt6 gene encoding tRNA (adenine(58)-N(1))-methyltransferase non-catalytic subunit TRM6 isoform X2: protein MYYAREPGKINHMRYDTLAQMLTLGNVRAGNKMIVMETCSGLVLGAMMERMGGFGSIIQLYPGDGPVRAATACFGFPKSFLSGLYEFPLNKVNSLLDGTFSAELLSSEPKNSTPVEESNGKLEEKQIAEQADEDSMADAPESIEGEQRTMEIVPGDPENKDPKEKGSKRDYSQEKQRRQEEQRKRHLEAAALLGERNVDGLIVASRFHPTPLLLSLLDFVAPSRPFVVYCQYKEPLLECYTKLRERGGVINLRLSETWLRNYQVLPDRSHPKLLMSGGGGYLLSGFTVVSDSLRADPSLKSCASTLDSHKAEEPASKKQKCLESGS, encoded by the exons ATGTATTATGCAAGAGAGCCTGGAAAAATTAA CCACATGAGGTATGATACACTAGCCCAGATGTTGACGCTGGGAAATGTCCGAGCTGGCAATAAAATGATTGTCATGGAAACGTGTTCGGGCTTGGTGCTAGGTGCCATGATGGAACGAATGGGAG GCTTTGGCTCCATTATTCAGCTGTACCCTGGGGACGGACCTGTTCGGGCAGCAACAGCTTGTTTTGGATTTCCCAAATCTTTCCTCAGTGGTCTTTATGAATTCCCCCTCAACAAAGTAaacagtcttctcgatggaacaTTTTCTGCTGAGCTGCTGTCCTCAGAGCCTAAAAACAGCACTCCAGTTGAAGAAAGTAATGGTAAACTTGAAGAGAAACAGATAGCTGAACAAGCCGATGAGGACAGCATGGCAGATGCCCCAGAAAGCATTGAAGGAGAGCAGAGAACAATGGAAATTGTTCCTGGGGACCCAGAGAATAAGGACcctaaagaaaaaggaagcaagaGAGATTAT AGTCAGGAAAAACAGAGGAGACAAGAAGAGCAGAGGAAAAGACATTTGGAGGCCGCTGCTCTGCTGGGAGAGAGGAATGTAGATGG TTTGATTGTGGCCAGCCGTTTCCACCCCACTCCCCTGCTGCTGTCTCTGCTAGACTTCGTGGCCCCGTCAAGGCCGTTTGTGGTCTACTGTCAGTATAAAGAG CCTTTGTTGGAATGTTACACAAAACTTCGGGAGAGGGGAGGAGTCATTAACCTAAGGCTGTCTGAAACCTGGCTCAGAAATTACCAG GTTCTGCCAGATCGGAGTCATCCCAAATTGCTGATGAGTGGAGGTGGAGGGTACCTTCTTTCAGGCTTCACTGTTGTCTCTGACAGCCTTCGCGCAGACCCCAGCCTCAAGTCCTGTGCAAGCACTTTAGACTCACACAAGGCTGAGGAGCCAGCATCTAAAAAACAGAAGTGCTTGGAATCAGGCTCTTAA
- the Trmt6 gene encoding tRNA (adenine(58)-N(1))-methyltransferase non-catalytic subunit TRM6 isoform X3: MRYDTLAQMLTLGNVRAGNKMIVMETCSGLVLGAMMERMGGFGSIIQLYPGDGPVRAATACFGFPKSFLSGLYEFPLNKVNSLLDGTFSAELLSSEPKNSTPVEESNGKLEEKQIAEQADEDSMADAPESIEGEQRTMEIVPGDPENKDPKEKGSKRDYSQEKQRRQEEQRKRHLEAAALLGERNVDGLIVASRFHPTPLLLSLLDFVAPSRPFVVYCQYKEPLLECYTKLRERGGVINLRLSETWLRNYQVLPDRSHPKLLMSGGGGYLLSGFTVVSDSLRADPSLKSCASTLDSHKAEEPASKKQKCLESGS, translated from the exons ATGAGGTATGATACACTAGCCCAGATGTTGACGCTGGGAAATGTCCGAGCTGGCAATAAAATGATTGTCATGGAAACGTGTTCGGGCTTGGTGCTAGGTGCCATGATGGAACGAATGGGAG GCTTTGGCTCCATTATTCAGCTGTACCCTGGGGACGGACCTGTTCGGGCAGCAACAGCTTGTTTTGGATTTCCCAAATCTTTCCTCAGTGGTCTTTATGAATTCCCCCTCAACAAAGTAaacagtcttctcgatggaacaTTTTCTGCTGAGCTGCTGTCCTCAGAGCCTAAAAACAGCACTCCAGTTGAAGAAAGTAATGGTAAACTTGAAGAGAAACAGATAGCTGAACAAGCCGATGAGGACAGCATGGCAGATGCCCCAGAAAGCATTGAAGGAGAGCAGAGAACAATGGAAATTGTTCCTGGGGACCCAGAGAATAAGGACcctaaagaaaaaggaagcaagaGAGATTAT AGTCAGGAAAAACAGAGGAGACAAGAAGAGCAGAGGAAAAGACATTTGGAGGCCGCTGCTCTGCTGGGAGAGAGGAATGTAGATGG TTTGATTGTGGCCAGCCGTTTCCACCCCACTCCCCTGCTGCTGTCTCTGCTAGACTTCGTGGCCCCGTCAAGGCCGTTTGTGGTCTACTGTCAGTATAAAGAG CCTTTGTTGGAATGTTACACAAAACTTCGGGAGAGGGGAGGAGTCATTAACCTAAGGCTGTCTGAAACCTGGCTCAGAAATTACCAG GTTCTGCCAGATCGGAGTCATCCCAAATTGCTGATGAGTGGAGGTGGAGGGTACCTTCTTTCAGGCTTCACTGTTGTCTCTGACAGCCTTCGCGCAGACCCCAGCCTCAAGTCCTGTGCAAGCACTTTAGACTCACACAAGGCTGAGGAGCCAGCATCTAAAAAACAGAAGTGCTTGGAATCAGGCTCTTAA
- the Chgb gene encoding secretogranin-1, whose protein sequence is MQPALLLGLLGAAALAAVRSVPVDNRNHNEETVTRCIIEVLSNALSKSSVPTITPECRQVLKKSEKEDKDEEKGENENTKFAVRLLRDPVGASLAHRPSSREETGAPVEDTQGQTKADSEKWTGEGGHSREVVGEPRVSLRTSNQQVSKEAKIQLSEERGGEEREEEKEEKEGKDIPKGEHREDAGEEKHLEDSGEKQSTFSNKRSEATAKKKEESVARADARSMGLSEKTHSREQSSQESGEEARTQEKLQELSNHKESQEDSEEGEEDEASEVAKRRPRHHHARSRPSKLSQEGHPLSEGRRHAPEESEEADVTTASLGEQRGHRPTHYRASSEEEPEYGEEMRSHPGFQGSEGLQGPLYGGRGSEEESQEMEYKTNHPNSELESTASRYSEETEEERGYERAKGRQHRGRGGEPAAYSAPDTREEKRFLGEGHFPVPESPIDKAKGHPQRKWQEQEKNYLSYGEEGDQGKWWQQEELLEPEESREEVMFPDRQYALYPTTEKRKRLGALFNPYFDPLQWKNGDFEKKDNPDDRFLGVEGEDGNGLTLTEKSFFPEYSYDWWEKRPFSEDVNWGYEKRSFARTPPLDLKRQYDGVAELDQLLQYRKKAAEFPDFYDSEEQMGPQQEAADGKARADQRVLTEEERKELDNLAAMDLELQKIAEKFSHRG, encoded by the exons ATGCAGCCGGCCCTGCTCCTCGGCCTCCTGGGCGCCGCAGCTCTGGCCG CTGTCCGCTCAGTTCCAGTGGATAACAGGAATCACAATGAAGAAACG GTGACTCGATGTATCATTGAAGTCCTCTCAAATGCCCTGTCCAAGTCTAGTGTTCCAACAATTACCCCTGAGTGCCGGCAAGTCCTGAAGAAGA GtgagaaagaagacaaagatgAAGAGAAAGGTGAAAATGAGAACACGAAGTTTGCGGTACGATTGCTAAGAGACCCAGTGGGTGCCTCATTAGCCCACAGGCCCTCCAGtagggaggaaacaggagctccagtAGAAGACACTCAAGGCCAGACAAAGGCAGATAGTGAGAAGTGGACAGGAGAAGGCGGACACAGCCGAGAGGTAGTGGGTGAACCCCGGGTCAGTCTCCGTACCTCCAACCAACAAGTATCCAAAGAAGCGAAGATACAGCTTTCAGAAGAGAGGGgcggagaggaaagggaggaagaaaaagaagaaaaagaaggcaagGATATCCCAAAGGGAGAGCACAGGGAAGATGCTGGTGAAGAGAAACACCTTGAAGATTCTGGAGAGAAACAGAGCACCTTCTCCAACAAAAGAAGCGAGGCTACAGCTAAGAAAAAAGAGGAGTCAGTGGCCAGAGCAGATGCACGCTCTATGGGGCTCTCTGAGAAGACACACAGCAGGGAGCAGAGCAGCcaggagagtggggaggaggcAAGGACACAGGAGAAACTCCAGGAGCTTAGCAACCACAAGGAGAGCCAAGAAGACTccgaggaaggggaggaagatgaagccTCTGAAGTAGCCAAACGACGGCCCAGACACCACCATGCAAGAAGCCGGCCCAGCAAGTTGTCTCAAGAAGGGCATCCTCTGTCTGAGGGAAGGAGGCATGCTCCTGAGGAGTCGGAGGAGGCAGATGTGACCACAGCCAGCTTAGGGGAACAGAGGGGCCACCGCCCAACACACTACAGGGCTTCTTCAGAAGAAGAACCTGAATATGGGGAAGAAATGAGAAGCCATCCGGGTTTCCAGGGTTCTGAGGGCCTTCAGGGACCACTGTatggaggcagaggaagtgaAGAGGAGAGCCAGGAAATGGAGTACAAGACAAACCACCCCAACTCTGAACTTGAAAGCACGGCAAGCAGATACAGTGAAGAAACTGAGGAGGAGAGAGGCTATGAGAGGGCAAAGGGACGCCAACACAGAGGCAGGGGTGGTGAGCCAGCTGCCTATTCTGCTCCTGacaccagagaagagaaaagattCCTGGGTGAAGGGCACTTCCCTGTTCCTGAAAGCCCCATAGATAAGGCAAAAGGGCATCCACAAAGAAAATGGCAAGAGCAGGAAAAAAACTACCTCAGCTACGGTGAAGAAGGAGACCAGGGGAAATGGTGGCAGCAGGAAGAGCTGTTAGAACCAGAAGAAAGCAGGGAGGAAGTCATGTTTCCAGACAGACAATATGCACTCTACCCCACCACTGAAAAGAGAAAGCGGTTAGGGGCGCTGTTCAACCCCTACTTTGACCCTCTCCAGTGGAAGAACGGTGACTTTGAGAAAAAGGACAACCCAGATGACCGTTTTCTTGGGGTTGAAGGTGAAGATGGAAATGGGTTGACCTTGACCGAGAAGAGTTTCTTCCCAGAGTACAGCTACGACTGGTGGGAGAAAAGGCCCTTCTCCGAGGATGTGAATTGGGGATATGAGAAGAGAAGCTTTGCCAGGACACCTCCCCTGGACTTGAAAAGGCAATATGATGGAGTGGCTGAGCTGGACCAGCTCCTCCAGTACAGGAAGAAGGCAGCTGAATTTCCCGACTTCTATGACTCTGAGGAGCAGATGGGACCTCAGCAGGAGGCCGCAGATGGAAAGGCCAGGGCTGACCAGAGAGTTCTGACTGAGGAAGAG AGAAAAGAACTGGACAACTTGGCTGCCATGGATCTGGAACTGCAGAAGATAGCAGAAAAGTTCAGCCACCGGGGCTGA